The Desulfoscipio gibsoniae DSM 7213 genome contains a region encoding:
- a CDS encoding PEP/pyruvate-binding domain-containing protein, translating to MGINNKVSTGLKGFDQAIDMLRLGDNVVWQVDAVSDYRKIVEPYVTQARLDQRKLVYVRFGSHAPLLEDSPEIKVYHLDAKKGFESFATEVHSLVEQEGHKAFYVFDCLSDLLEYWYSDLMISNFFKVSCPFLHELDTIAYFAIKRNVHTYSTIACIRETTQLLLDLYQVKNKFYIHPLKVWKRYSPTMFFPHLIQGRKAVCITASSEAAELFSSINRGEERLDYWDVVFNQAKSALTLGPEEQEKAKRLLMTLLIGSESRMFELCDRYFTLKDILNIAAREVGSGFIGGKSVGMLLARKILEQEGHDRFIPYLEPHDSYYLGSDVFYTYLVQNGCWKLRTKQKTKEGYFKYAPELKQKILNGKFSEPIREKFMRMLEYFGQSPIIVRSSSLLEDNFGNTFAGKYESVFCVNQGTPEERFAAFEQAIRTVYASTMNEDALAYRMNRGLFDKDEQMAILVQRVSGDYHKEKFFPHLAGVGNSSNLYVWDKSVDMNAGMLRLVFGLGTRAVERTIDDYAKIVCLDNPLRTPPVNCEDKKKFSQHYVDVLSLKQNTLTSQSWEKIVNDDLKVDKNLFASWDHQTANRLRELGYTSNHLAYILDFSKLLKDTEFPGLMRDMLALLSEVYDYPVDIEFTANFTADNHFKVNLLQCRPLRTRGLGTAMQMPELVDEQDCFFSTRGNFMGGNVRLPVDFVVYVHAQAYAERNEQSKCAVARQIGLLNTALKGKNVMLVGPGRWGSTTPSLGVPVHFTELCNMSVICEVASCDAGFTPELSYGTHFFQNLVEAGIFYVAIFDGQEDVVFHPERILKRDNMLTAILPQCTQIADVIHVAQTDGLVLFSDIVRGQALTLLN from the coding sequence ATGGGCATCAACAATAAGGTAAGCACTGGCTTGAAGGGTTTTGACCAAGCCATTGACATGCTGCGGCTGGGCGATAATGTTGTATGGCAAGTGGATGCAGTCTCTGATTACCGGAAAATCGTTGAACCCTATGTAACACAGGCCAGGCTGGACCAAAGAAAACTGGTTTACGTCCGCTTTGGCAGCCATGCTCCGCTGCTGGAGGACAGCCCGGAGATTAAAGTTTATCACCTGGATGCAAAAAAAGGCTTTGAAAGCTTTGCCACAGAGGTGCACAGCCTGGTAGAGCAGGAAGGGCACAAAGCCTTTTATGTTTTTGACTGCCTGAGTGATTTATTGGAATACTGGTATTCTGATTTAATGATTAGCAACTTTTTCAAGGTGTCCTGTCCCTTTCTACATGAACTGGACACCATAGCTTATTTTGCCATTAAACGCAATGTACACACTTACAGCACCATTGCGTGTATCCGTGAAACGACACAGCTGTTGCTGGATTTATACCAGGTTAAGAACAAATTTTATATTCACCCCCTTAAAGTCTGGAAGCGTTACTCGCCCACCATGTTTTTCCCGCATTTAATTCAGGGTCGGAAGGCTGTCTGCATCACGGCCAGTTCCGAGGCCGCCGAACTGTTCTCCAGCATAAACCGCGGTGAGGAAAGGCTGGATTACTGGGATGTTGTTTTTAACCAGGCCAAATCTGCGCTAACTCTCGGGCCAGAAGAACAGGAAAAAGCCAAAAGACTATTAATGACGCTGCTCATCGGCAGCGAGTCTAGAATGTTCGAACTGTGCGACCGGTATTTTACTCTAAAGGACATTTTAAACATTGCAGCCAGAGAAGTGGGATCGGGCTTTATCGGAGGCAAGAGCGTGGGTATGCTTTTGGCGCGAAAAATTTTGGAGCAGGAAGGCCATGACCGCTTTATCCCCTATTTAGAGCCCCATGACTCTTACTATCTGGGGTCGGATGTTTTCTATACCTATCTCGTGCAAAACGGCTGCTGGAAGCTGCGCACCAAGCAGAAGACGAAAGAAGGTTATTTTAAATACGCGCCTGAATTGAAGCAAAAAATCTTAAATGGTAAGTTTTCGGAGCCCATACGGGAAAAATTTATGCGCATGCTTGAATACTTCGGGCAATCACCCATTATTGTACGTTCCAGTTCCCTGCTGGAGGATAATTTCGGTAACACCTTTGCGGGGAAATATGAAAGCGTGTTCTGCGTGAATCAGGGTACGCCCGAAGAACGCTTTGCAGCCTTTGAACAGGCGATCCGCACGGTTTATGCCAGCACTATGAATGAGGATGCGCTGGCCTATCGAATGAACCGGGGGCTTTTTGATAAGGATGAACAGATGGCCATCCTGGTGCAGCGGGTGTCCGGGGATTATCACAAGGAAAAATTTTTCCCCCATTTGGCAGGGGTGGGTAACTCCTCCAACCTTTATGTTTGGGACAAAAGCGTGGATATGAACGCAGGCATGCTGCGCCTGGTCTTTGGGCTTGGCACCAGAGCGGTGGAAAGAACTATCGACGATTATGCCAAAATTGTTTGTCTGGATAACCCTTTACGCACACCCCCGGTAAATTGTGAGGACAAAAAGAAATTTTCCCAGCATTATGTGGATGTGCTCTCCTTAAAACAAAACACCTTAACCAGTCAAAGCTGGGAAAAGATTGTTAATGATGATCTCAAAGTAGACAAAAACCTGTTTGCTTCTTGGGACCACCAAACAGCCAACCGCCTGCGCGAGCTTGGCTATACCAGCAATCATCTGGCTTATATCCTTGATTTTTCTAAACTGCTTAAAGACACCGAATTTCCAGGCCTGATGCGAGATATGCTGGCACTTTTGTCCGAGGTTTATGATTATCCTGTGGACATTGAGTTTACAGCCAATTTTACTGCCGACAACCACTTTAAGGTCAATCTTCTGCAATGCCGCCCGCTGCGGACCAGGGGTCTGGGTACTGCGATGCAGATGCCGGAACTGGTAGACGAGCAGGACTGTTTCTTCTCCACGCGGGGTAATTTCATGGGCGGAAACGTGCGCTTACCTGTTGATTTTGTTGTTTATGTACATGCGCAGGCTTATGCGGAACGTAATGAACAGAGTAAATGCGCGGTGGCCAGGCAGATTGGTTTGCTCAATACGGCACTGAAAGGGAAAAACGTCATGCTGGTGGGTCCGGGCAGATGGGGGTCCACCACGCCGTCACTGGGCGTACCAGTACATTTTACAGAGCTGTGCAATATGTCGGTCATCTGCGAGGTAGCCTCCTGCGATGCAGGATTTACACCTGAGCTGTCCTACGGCACCCACTTTTTTCAGAACCTGGTGGAAGCGGGCATTTTTTATGTAGCCATTTTTGACGGGCAGGAAGATGTTGTGTTTCACCCGGAGCGTATCTTAAAAAGAGATAATATGCTGACAGCCATTTTACCTCAATGCACACAGATTGCCGATGTAATCCATGTTGCCCAAACAGATGGCCTGGTATTATTCTCCGATATTGTAAGGGGTCAGGCTTTAACTTTATTAAACTAA
- the gdhA gene encoding NADP-specific glutamate dehydrogenase has product MSYVQNVLEQAIKRNPGEVEFHQAVKEVLDSLEPVLVQRPEYEKAGILERIVEPERQILFRVPWVDDQGNVQINRGFRVQFNSAIGPYKGGIRFHPSVYLGIIKFLGFEQIFKNSLTGLPIGGGKGGSDFDPKGKSDGEVMRFCQSFMNELYRYIGADTDVPAGDIGVGGREVGYMFGQYKKLTSLYEGVLTGKGLTYGGSLARTEATGYGLVYIMEEALKTKGKSFDGATVVISGSGNVAIYATQKAQQLDAKVVALSDSNGFVYDKDGIKLATVKRLKEVERKRIREYVKEHPTAEYHEGCQGIWTIPCDIALPCATQNELDGEAAKTLVKNGCFAVGEGANMPSTPEAANELLASKIIYVPAKAANAGGVACSALEMSQNSMRYSWTFEEVDAKLKNIMIGIYNNINAAAKEFGMEGNLVAGANIAGFLKVADTMMAQGIV; this is encoded by the coding sequence ATGTCCTATGTGCAAAATGTTCTCGAACAAGCAATCAAGCGCAATCCCGGTGAAGTTGAATTCCACCAAGCTGTGAAAGAGGTATTAGACTCCTTAGAACCAGTTTTAGTTCAACGTCCGGAATATGAGAAAGCCGGAATTCTTGAAAGAATCGTTGAACCGGAGAGACAAATCCTATTCCGAGTACCTTGGGTAGATGACCAAGGAAATGTGCAAATCAACCGCGGCTTCCGGGTTCAATTCAATAGTGCCATCGGACCCTATAAAGGTGGAATTCGCTTCCATCCATCCGTTTACCTTGGTATCATTAAATTCCTGGGCTTCGAGCAAATATTCAAAAACTCCTTAACCGGACTTCCCATCGGCGGCGGTAAAGGCGGCAGTGACTTTGACCCTAAAGGAAAATCCGATGGCGAAGTAATGAGATTCTGCCAAAGCTTCATGAATGAGCTTTATCGTTATATCGGTGCTGACACTGACGTCCCTGCCGGGGATATTGGGGTGGGCGGTCGTGAAGTAGGCTATATGTTTGGACAATATAAGAAGCTTACCAGCCTGTACGAAGGTGTCCTGACCGGAAAAGGTCTGACTTATGGCGGCAGCCTGGCGCGGACAGAAGCTACCGGCTACGGCTTGGTCTACATAATGGAAGAGGCTCTCAAAACCAAAGGCAAATCCTTTGACGGAGCAACCGTAGTTATTTCAGGTTCTGGTAATGTTGCAATATACGCCACCCAAAAAGCACAGCAGCTCGATGCCAAAGTTGTTGCCCTAAGTGATTCCAACGGCTTTGTCTATGACAAGGACGGTATTAAACTCGCTACAGTAAAGCGTTTGAAAGAAGTTGAACGCAAACGGATTAGAGAATATGTCAAGGAGCATCCGACCGCCGAGTATCATGAAGGTTGCCAAGGAATTTGGACAATCCCGTGTGACATTGCCCTTCCTTGCGCTACACAAAACGAATTGGACGGTGAAGCTGCTAAAACTCTTGTCAAGAATGGCTGCTTTGCAGTTGGCGAAGGCGCCAACATGCCATCGACTCCCGAAGCTGCCAATGAATTGCTCGCAAGCAAGATAATCTATGTCCCCGCCAAAGCTGCAAATGCAGGCGGCGTAGCATGTTCAGCACTAGAAATGTCCCAGAACAGCATGAGATACTCCTGGACCTTCGAAGAAGTTGATGCCAAGCTTAAAAATATTATGATTGGCATTTATAACAATATTAATGCGGCAGCTAAAGAATTCGGCATGGAAGGCAACCTTGTTGCCGGAGCAAACATTGCAGGGTTCCTCAAAGTTGCTGACACCATGATGGCACAGGGGATCGTATAA
- a CDS encoding ANTAR domain-containing response regulator, with product MGENRVILVDADSVWRKNVKSMLTKYGHWVVGEAGDGLSAIKLVRSREPDLLIIDAALPGGMDGLQVAKIVHEDKLAPVIATSSSDQHGILEKAKEARVFALLIKPVGEASLLPAVELALANYQEITALEQKIKDLQETLETRKIVERAKGILMETQGLTEAEAFKRMQRQSMNKRVNIRLVAEAVIMAHSLNI from the coding sequence ATGGGTGAAAACAGGGTAATATTGGTAGATGCTGATAGTGTATGGCGCAAGAACGTAAAGTCTATGCTCACAAAGTATGGCCACTGGGTAGTGGGAGAGGCCGGTGATGGTCTGAGCGCTATAAAACTGGTGCGCAGCCGGGAGCCCGATTTGCTAATTATAGATGCTGCCTTGCCCGGTGGTATGGACGGGCTGCAGGTGGCCAAAATAGTACACGAGGATAAACTGGCCCCGGTGATTGCCACTAGTTCATCCGACCAGCACGGGATACTGGAAAAGGCCAAAGAAGCCAGGGTATTTGCATTACTAATCAAGCCTGTGGGGGAAGCATCATTGTTGCCGGCAGTGGAGTTGGCCCTGGCGAATTATCAGGAGATTACCGCTCTTGAACAAAAAATTAAGGATTTGCAGGAAACACTGGAGACTAGAAAAATTGTGGAGCGGGCCAAAGGTATTTTAATGGAAACCCAGGGCCTGACTGAAGCCGAAGCTTTTAAGCGCATGCAGCGCCAGAGCATGAATAAGAGGGTGAATATACGGCTGGTGGCTGAGGCGGTGATAATGGCCCATTCTTTAAACATATAA
- a CDS encoding IclR family transcriptional regulator — MAKQNNNGDDTKTVQAVERALLILETLAEAGVPITITEIAQKTSLTLGTTHRLLYTMMQRGFVEQDAENSKYRLGIKAFQIGIAATYFKDLRSVARPVMEDLQQRYNETVNLATLDGSEVVYVDQVESTNIVVVRMFARTGNRGPAHCTGSGKVLLSSLPQDKLEDMAYNMELRKFSNETITDPEMLLKELSRVKQDGYALDLGERDEGVRCVAAPIYNFKGQVVAALSISGPSIRITTPFIKNELVDAIKKAAKTISIQLGHNGN, encoded by the coding sequence ATGGCTAAACAAAATAATAATGGAGATGATACCAAAACAGTTCAAGCAGTGGAAAGAGCTTTACTTATATTGGAAACATTGGCCGAGGCTGGTGTTCCAATTACTATTACCGAAATAGCTCAAAAAACAAGCCTTACCCTGGGAACTACCCACCGGCTTTTATATACCATGATGCAAAGAGGTTTTGTGGAGCAAGATGCCGAAAACAGTAAGTACCGGCTGGGGATAAAAGCATTTCAAATAGGCATCGCAGCAACCTATTTCAAGGATTTGCGCTCTGTGGCCCGCCCGGTCATGGAAGACTTGCAGCAAAGGTATAATGAAACAGTTAATTTAGCCACTCTGGATGGTTCCGAGGTGGTATATGTGGATCAGGTGGAATCTACTAATATAGTGGTTGTCAGGATGTTTGCCCGCACAGGCAACCGCGGTCCTGCCCATTGCACAGGCTCAGGGAAAGTTTTACTCTCCAGTTTGCCCCAGGACAAGCTGGAGGATATGGCATATAACATGGAATTACGGAAGTTTTCCAATGAAACCATTACTGATCCTGAAATGCTTTTAAAAGAACTTAGCCGAGTTAAGCAGGATGGATATGCCCTGGACCTTGGGGAACGAGATGAAGGAGTACGGTGCGTGGCGGCCCCAATTTATAATTTTAAAGGTCAGGTTGTGGCGGCACTGAGCATTTCAGGGCCCAGTATCCGCATTACCACACCGTTCATCAAAAATGAACTGGTGGATGCCATAAAGAAGGCCGCTAAAACAATATCTATTCAGTTAGGACATAATGGGAATTAA
- a CDS encoding methyl-accepting chemotaxis protein gives MLEILVNNDRGYNALFWNKLVKKDINVSVSTDNPIKTDHHINTDHHPKDLKVIDLQNQPKPETLLDALIKAAPIIQKLLPLDSMIGITDKEKFIGYIPGREVKMPGEIIGMKVPEGDAIYQALNTGRDVRLTIPKGVFGIPFKSTGVPIKDEKGNIIGGIGLGISLVNQETLIESAQNVASTAEQISATIEELASSAEQLAQNQENMKILGREAQQQIKETDKILLFISDVATKSNLLGLNAAIEAARAGEHGRGFSVVAEEIRKMALNSAISVKEIKDIIEEINNKVLQIVDKTTEILEIGQQQAASTQQISASIQEFAAATARIEEIAEII, from the coding sequence ATGTTAGAAATTTTAGTAAATAATGATAGGGGGTATAATGCTTTGTTTTGGAATAAACTAGTGAAAAAAGATATTAATGTTTCTGTCAGCACAGATAATCCTATTAAAACAGATCATCACATTAATACGGATCATCATCCGAAAGATCTAAAAGTTATAGATCTTCAAAATCAACCCAAACCTGAAACCCTTCTTGATGCTTTGATAAAGGCTGCTCCAATTATACAAAAACTACTTCCACTTGATTCTATGATTGGGATAACAGATAAAGAAAAATTTATAGGTTACATACCTGGTAGGGAAGTGAAAATGCCGGGAGAGATCATCGGAATGAAGGTACCAGAGGGAGATGCGATATACCAGGCTTTAAATACAGGTAGAGATGTTAGGTTAACAATTCCAAAAGGAGTTTTTGGGATACCTTTTAAATCAACTGGTGTACCGATTAAGGATGAAAAAGGAAATATTATCGGTGGAATCGGATTGGGAATTAGTCTGGTAAACCAAGAAACATTAATTGAATCAGCTCAAAATGTAGCTTCCACTGCGGAGCAAATATCGGCAACAATTGAGGAGCTAGCTTCATCAGCAGAACAGTTAGCTCAAAACCAAGAAAACATGAAAATACTGGGGCGAGAAGCGCAACAGCAAATTAAAGAGACAGATAAGATTCTACTTTTTATTAGTGACGTGGCAACAAAATCTAATCTTCTTGGTTTAAACGCAGCTATTGAAGCGGCAAGGGCTGGCGAGCATGGTCGGGGCTTTTCCGTAGTAGCTGAAGAAATCCGCAAAATGGCTTTAAACAGTGCTATTTCCGTTAAAGAGATAAAAGATATTATAGAAGAAATCAATAATAAAGTTTTACAAATAGTAGATAAAACTACTGAAATATTAGAAATTGGGCAACAGCAAGCTGCATCTACTCAACAAATTTCAGCATCAATACAAGAGTTCGCGGCAGCTACAGCAAGAATTGAGGAAATTGCCGAGATCATATAA
- a CDS encoding IclR family transcriptional regulator: MSTGKERKTKTVQSVDRSLAILEALAKHREPIALTVLSVKLGLNISTVHRLLNTLIVAGFVEQEPNQGHYRLGLKTFEIGNAALYNLDIRSIAKPYLKELVDRCSETANLSVLNRGEVVYIDQVESPNIVKMFAKPGTRGPAYCTASGKVLLAALPPGELNQIIKETKFYKYTDSTITDPELLKKELAKVNQQNYASDLGELEEGVQCVAAPIRSHEGKIIAAISVSGPDARISQGFPQAELIKLITEAANRISLQLGFYR, translated from the coding sequence ATGTCAACGGGCAAGGAACGAAAAACAAAAACAGTACAGTCGGTAGATCGCTCCCTGGCCATTTTAGAAGCTCTGGCCAAACACAGGGAACCTATAGCACTAACCGTGCTCAGCGTTAAATTAGGACTGAATATTAGTACGGTACACCGTCTGCTCAATACACTAATTGTTGCCGGGTTTGTAGAGCAAGAGCCCAACCAGGGGCATTACCGCCTGGGCCTCAAAACATTTGAAATAGGCAATGCTGCTCTGTATAATCTGGACATTCGCTCCATTGCCAAACCCTATCTTAAAGAACTGGTGGATAGGTGCAGTGAAACGGCCAATCTTTCTGTACTCAACCGTGGTGAGGTAGTTTATATAGATCAGGTGGAATCACCCAATATAGTAAAAATGTTTGCTAAACCCGGGACCAGAGGGCCGGCTTACTGCACGGCCAGCGGTAAGGTGCTGCTGGCCGCCCTTCCCCCGGGTGAACTAAACCAAATTATCAAGGAAACCAAGTTCTATAAATATACCGACAGTACCATCACTGACCCCGAACTATTAAAAAAAGAATTAGCCAAAGTTAACCAACAGAATTACGCTAGTGATTTGGGTGAACTGGAAGAAGGAGTACAGTGTGTGGCAGCGCCCATTCGTAGTCATGAGGGTAAAATCATTGCTGCCATCAGCGTATCCGGACCGGATGCCCGCATTAGCCAAGGCTTCCCCCAGGCCGAACTAATTAAGCTAATCACCGAAGCCGCCAACCGCATATCCCTCCAGTTAGGCTTTTATCGTTAA
- a CDS encoding thioredoxin domain-containing protein: MVNRLAKEKSPYLLQHANNPVDWYPWSDEAFKRAQRFNLPIFLSIGYSTCHWCHVMERESFEDQEVADALNHHFVSIKVDREERPDIDQIYMTVCQALTGQGGWPLTVIMTPDKKPFFAGTYFPKRSRWGRAGLLDIIEQVADKWTNDRDKLIQASDMITEQVQFTPGGYLADEPLADISARGYKQFRQSFDKQYGGFGLAPKFPTPHNLLFLMRYWKQNGEEAALNMAKKTLQSIYRGGINDHIGFGFSRYSTDEKWLVPHFEKMLYDNALLALAFLEVYQATQNDFYAGAARQIFTYVLRDMTHPEGGFYSAEDADSEGVEGKFYVWSPAEVYQVLGRENGDIYCKVYNITESGNFESKSIPNLISALPEEHARKLGIETRALLQLLEESRQKLFNHRARRVHPFKDDKVLTAWNGLMMAALARGAAVLGDVRYRDAAVKAEQFIRHKLQRRDGRLLARYRDGESDLNGYLDDYAFVIWGLLELYRATFQAVYLSRAIDLTHHVRDLFWDQEQGGFFFYGTDSEQLIARPKEIYDGAMPSGNSVMAANLLQLAAITGNSELEELAERQIDIFAGTAAQHPRGYAYFLTALLFATGPTSEIVITGQRDDPQVAEMLRLAQRQYAPGAVLIYRPEGDGDQQDGGQIGKLAPFTREQKSIDGRATAYVCRDRACREPVTETEVLGSLLQ; the protein is encoded by the coding sequence TTGGTCAACAGACTTGCCAAAGAGAAAAGCCCTTACCTGCTGCAGCATGCTAACAACCCGGTTGATTGGTATCCTTGGTCGGATGAGGCTTTTAAAAGGGCACAAAGATTTAATTTACCTATATTTTTGAGTATCGGTTACAGCACATGTCACTGGTGTCATGTGATGGAACGGGAATCATTCGAAGATCAAGAAGTAGCCGATGCACTAAACCACCATTTTGTTTCCATAAAGGTGGACAGGGAGGAACGCCCGGATATCGACCAGATATACATGACTGTCTGCCAAGCCTTGACCGGACAGGGCGGCTGGCCGCTTACGGTAATTATGACCCCTGACAAAAAACCGTTCTTTGCCGGCACATATTTCCCTAAACGTTCCCGCTGGGGAAGGGCCGGACTGCTGGATATTATAGAGCAGGTGGCCGATAAATGGACTAATGACAGAGACAAACTAATCCAAGCCAGCGATATGATCACCGAGCAGGTGCAGTTTACACCGGGGGGTTATTTGGCGGACGAACCGCTGGCTGATATATCCGCCCGGGGCTATAAGCAGTTCCGGCAGTCCTTTGATAAGCAATACGGTGGTTTTGGCTTAGCCCCCAAGTTCCCTACTCCGCATAATCTGCTTTTTTTAATGCGTTATTGGAAGCAAAACGGAGAAGAAGCTGCCCTGAACATGGCTAAAAAGACGCTGCAGTCCATTTACCGGGGAGGTATTAACGATCATATTGGTTTTGGCTTCTCCCGTTATTCCACCGACGAAAAGTGGCTGGTGCCTCATTTCGAAAAGATGTTGTATGACAACGCCTTACTGGCCCTGGCATTTCTGGAAGTCTACCAGGCTACCCAAAATGATTTTTATGCCGGGGCGGCACGGCAAATATTTACCTATGTGCTCAGAGATATGACTCACCCCGAAGGAGGATTTTATTCCGCCGAAGATGCTGATTCTGAAGGGGTAGAGGGGAAATTTTATGTTTGGAGCCCTGCCGAAGTATACCAAGTATTGGGGCGTGAAAATGGGGATATTTATTGTAAGGTTTATAATATTACCGAAAGCGGTAATTTTGAAAGTAAAAGTATACCTAATTTAATTAGCGCTTTACCCGAAGAACACGCCCGAAAATTAGGTATAGAGACCCGCGCATTGCTGCAGCTGTTAGAGGAAAGCCGACAAAAATTGTTTAACCACCGGGCCCGGAGGGTACACCCGTTTAAAGACGATAAAGTCTTGACAGCCTGGAATGGGTTGATGATGGCCGCCCTGGCCCGGGGAGCCGCCGTGCTGGGAGACGTGCGTTACCGGGATGCCGCGGTAAAAGCGGAGCAGTTTATCCGGCACAAGCTGCAGAGGCGGGATGGCCGGTTGTTGGCCCGCTACCGGGACGGAGAGTCAGATTTAAACGGCTACCTGGACGACTATGCTTTTGTGATTTGGGGTTTATTGGAATTGTACCGGGCTACTTTCCAGGCGGTTTATTTGAGTAGGGCAATTGACCTAACACATCACGTACGGGATTTGTTCTGGGATCAGGAGCAAGGAGGGTTCTTTTTCTACGGTACCGACTCCGAGCAGCTGATTGCCCGGCCCAAGGAAATATATGATGGGGCCATGCCGTCGGGCAATTCCGTAATGGCCGCCAACCTGCTGCAGTTGGCCGCCATAACCGGGAACAGCGAGCTGGAGGAATTAGCTGAGCGCCAGATAGATATTTTTGCCGGGACGGCCGCTCAGCACCCCAGGGGATACGCATATTTTTTGACCGCTTTATTGTTTGCCACCGGGCCGACCAGCGAAATTGTCATTACAGGCCAAAGGGATGACCCGCAAGTGGCGGAAATGTTACGTCTGGCCCAGCGGCAGTATGCGCCCGGTGCTGTGCTTATCTACCGTCCCGAAGGGGATGGTGACCAACAGGATGGCGGGCAGATTGGAAAACTGGCACCATTTACCCGGGAGCAGAAATCTATTGACGGCCGGGCAACCGCATACGTTTGCCGGGATCGGGCCTGCCGGGAACCGGTGACGGAGACAGAGGTACTGGGGAGCCTTTTACAGTAG
- a CDS encoding FMN-binding glutamate synthase family protein, producing the protein MSYSNGINASAATLTKNRTPGNVCSSSGLCATCIDGCPGLCEVGKSAYRGRELIYPQPFGSTTSASQKEYPVDLSHLNIMGTAVGAHGIEADSDKATFPAVNLETEIGSTNTIKLKLPIVIPGLGSTQVAKDNWEGLAIGAAISGIVLTIGENVCGMDPDGEIKNGRVVKSPDMARRVKLFQEWYNGYGAIVVQFNVEDTRLGVAEYVINELGVEAVEIKWGQGAKDIGGEVKLPSLERAQQLKSRGYIVFPDPENTNVQQSYAQGSVKEFERHSRIGMVDEESFMARVAELRSLGAKHVMLKTGAYRPADLARAVKFASLAKIDLLTIDGAGGGTGMSPWRMMNEWGVPTVYLESLLYQYMERIKAKGMYVPKVAVAGGFSLEDHMYKGLALAAPYVKAIGMARAPLAAAMVGKTIGNYVKEGKVPADIAKRYGNTVEQIFTANTALKQQYGEDAARIPATAMGVYTYFDRLAVGLQQLMCGARKFSLDYITRDDLASITREAADVTGIPYIMDLDAEEVEKILG; encoded by the coding sequence ATGAGTTATAGTAACGGAATCAATGCCAGTGCAGCGACACTCACCAAGAACAGAACACCGGGTAATGTTTGTTCCTCCAGCGGCTTATGCGCAACTTGTATAGACGGCTGCCCCGGCCTTTGCGAAGTAGGTAAATCAGCATACCGGGGGCGGGAACTCATTTATCCGCAGCCTTTCGGCAGTACAACCAGCGCTTCCCAGAAGGAGTACCCAGTTGATTTATCCCACTTGAACATTATGGGTACAGCCGTTGGTGCACATGGCATCGAAGCCGATAGCGATAAAGCCACTTTTCCGGCTGTCAATCTGGAAACAGAAATCGGTTCTACCAATACTATTAAGCTTAAACTGCCCATTGTAATACCTGGCCTTGGTTCCACCCAGGTGGCCAAAGATAACTGGGAAGGCCTGGCCATTGGCGCAGCCATATCAGGCATTGTCCTGACCATTGGTGAAAATGTCTGTGGTATGGATCCCGATGGGGAAATTAAAAATGGCCGCGTGGTTAAGTCCCCGGACATGGCACGCCGGGTAAAACTGTTCCAGGAATGGTACAACGGATATGGTGCTATTGTGGTGCAGTTTAACGTTGAAGATACTCGCCTTGGAGTGGCCGAGTATGTGATTAACGAGCTGGGTGTGGAAGCAGTGGAAATTAAATGGGGCCAGGGCGCCAAGGATATCGGCGGTGAAGTTAAGCTTCCCTCTCTGGAAAGAGCCCAGCAGCTAAAATCCCGCGGCTATATTGTATTCCCGGATCCGGAAAACACAAATGTACAGCAAAGTTATGCACAGGGATCAGTGAAGGAATTTGAACGGCATTCTCGCATTGGCATGGTAGATGAGGAATCATTCATGGCCCGGGTGGCTGAATTACGCAGCCTGGGAGCCAAACACGTTATGCTGAAAACCGGTGCCTATCGCCCGGCGGACCTGGCCCGGGCTGTTAAATTCGCTTCGCTGGCTAAAATAGATCTTTTGACCATTGATGGTGCCGGTGGCGGCACAGGTATGAGCCCGTGGCGGATGATGAACGAGTGGGGCGTGCCCACTGTCTACTTGGAGTCACTACTATATCAGTACATGGAACGCATCAAAGCCAAAGGCATGTATGTTCCCAAGGTAGCCGTAGCCGGCGGCTTTTCTCTGGAAGATCATATGTATAAAGGTCTGGCCCTGGCTGCGCCATACGTTAAAGCCATCGGCATGGCCCGCGCTCCACTAGCCGCCGCTATGGTCGGCAAAACCATCGGCAATTATGTTAAAGAAGGTAAAGTACCTGCTGATATAGCCAAGCGGTACGGCAATACCGTTGAGCAAATCTTTACCGCTAATACAGCCTTGAAACAGCAATATGGCGAAGATGCCGCCAGGATTCCGGCCACCGCTATGGGCGTTTACACTTACTTCGACCGTCTGGCCGTGGGCCTGCAGCAGCTGATGTGTGGTGCCCGTAAGTTCAGCCTTGATTATATCACCAGGGATGACCTGGCCAGCATTACCCGGGAGGCGGCAGATGTCACCGGCATACCATATATCATGGATTTAGATGCCGAAGAAGTTGAAAAGATCCTGGGTTAA